The DNA sequence ttgattgagtaatcaagtttgaggcattttggaagagttagaaaaatgggttccaaaaagaaacctgaaagtggtttgattcaaatgaaccggttccgtttcaaatgagttgatttttggaccgggttggaacttgtgattttgtatgatcggtttcataataaattcagttttatttacttgaaccgagaatctatgattttaaaagtttcaatgaattttaaggaatttatataagttgaccttccctaaagacttgggactctggcaagaaacttttgttataaaatcccattgttggatgggtgattttgaatgttcccaaaaagaatctttaactttccatggttttggaagttttggaaagagaatgccgagagtggctttgttttaaaaagggaactcactttgagtaaatttggcttatgagcctgagatgatttgagaaatgagatctttaaagccaaggctaaaaagagttgaaatttgatttcaaagtgaaatggcttgagaaaagtgatttatggcttaaatgccggttttatgaatttgatgatgttgaaaggtggaagtgttgttttgttgtgagccggaatggccgtgtatgctattgaactatggctgattgccgaatgagttgtgagccgtatggctgattatgaattatgaacttaagccgaagggctgtatttattgataaattggctggttctggattgaaccgtgagccggatggctgagatggatggtgatccatgattgagtataaatgcatgtatgcaatcgaatgaattgtgaatttaagccggatggctgagatgaatgttgtatgcgagtatgcttgtgttttctctctggttgtaatggcgacagggcgcagataccctctaatggcgacagggcgcagataccctctaatgataataaagcgcaacagagagactgtgtccgggttagctaccggacacgtcgggttggcttggtaaccgacagatgatatcatcagccactagggacaggcatgcatcatatgcatctatgtgacattgtttgggtgtgtatattatacttggtttgcctatgtgataaattgctaattgttctacttgtaataactgtttgtttgtgcttgcatcttcctatgtgtgtttgctactgggactctgttggattgtggtgatttgttgatggttggattgtctGGGCCTAgtgccgtggttggaatgagatgaaccgattgttgatttcggttttgtgtttctggctTGGAATAAAGTATGAAaagctattttggttcagcatagataaaccgttttgaaaggctcttgagtttttgagaattgaactgttcctttttcagaaaagatttccgattcctcttttattgtaaaccgctGTTTtttaaaagaggcataagacggttattaatcactgatgcggttatcttcatgtatcctattacagtaattcccaaaaatcctctactgagaaccctttcgaggatgatgttctcacccccctacattttttccctttcaggatatgggcgtagaagttacgaagagttcatttagttgttgttgagatgctttgTATTGTGTTgattatggtttattgtacccttgcctttatcttgatataatctataagagggatagggattgtattggattatgtttgtaatattatttatatatatatatatatatatatatatatatatatatatatatatatatttgtatatatatacggatgtactctttatgagttttgtaagttgtctggtatttatggatgtatgttatcggatgaaagtGTTTTTGGGAGCGgtgttgcggtttaaagttttagacaggctcatattttagtattaaatagtataagtgtcgtcgtaatgtccgagctatcagagttgcgcagccggaagcgtgaactttggtagttagggtgttacaataataataatatagtaattattttatatattgtacgaatataaattaattatttttttatttataaaaattttaagaggtttgagcttgttatatatatatatatatttgatgaatgtaatatatttttttatgtaaataatcttttaaaaaaatataatagttaatctattaccttttttgttttagtccaaattaaatgttttttattgtttttggaaagaaaatattttgagaaatttaataatatgtgatgagtaacaccgaataaattatacagaaactaattaaaacacaacatgaaaatatctttaaaaaaagactttTTTTTATCTGAGTGGCCTCCACGATTTAAATCAATTTAGTTTTAAGAGTCCTTTAAGTAAAAATATCTAATGACCCTAAGTATTTGGCTTATTTACCTTAATTACTTTACTTGCAGGATATTTTCCAAACCAGTTggatttgaaaattagattttaattttgagCGTGACCAGCTAACTTATTTTTGTTAGGAATTTGCATTGAAAATGTTACCAGTTTAACATATGTACGAGGGAACCAAAAAGAAAACATATACCGGAGAAAGTATGAGAAAgtgaagaaacaaaataaaaaaataaaatgcattatAAAAATAAAGGGAAACTTCATGAAGAAACTAAAGTAACCATGAATAAAGTGCAACTCCTATGGCATAGCCATACAGCACAATATCAATTGAATTGtaccaaaaacaaaatatcaCAATATAATTACAGAATGAACTTGATTTTTACTCAGAAAAGTGGATCGGTTACTATGGCAATGGTAGGATCTCCAAGGCTTGAAGAAACATCAAATCTTGACATTGCATCATCACCAAACATTACAGCACCAGCTGCTAATGCCCCGGCACCTGCCCCAATTGCAAACCCTGGAGGTCCCCTCGGCCTATTAGGTGCAGCCGCATATGACGACGAAGATGGCATATTAATGTAACTAGGTCCGAATCCATCACTACTCGGGTAAAAACTCGGAGCATAGCCAACTTTTGAAGGCGGAGGAGGCATTGGCGGCGGAGGTCCTCTAGCTGGTTGATAATAGCTTGGTCCAGCAGATGCAGTGTAGCTTGGTCCAACCCCATATGGGTTGGAATAGTTTGAAGGAAATGGCACTTGTTGTGCATAAGGAGCATTAGTTTGTTCTTGTTTATATGATCCATTGAATGATTGAGGAATAGGTTGTTGTGGATAGCCTTGCCTAAATCCACCATGAGTGACCAAGTGTGGCTTATTACCATGATCTTGGAGAACTATTCCTTCATCATTACCTAGAATAAAAAACCCAGAAACCTCATTCAAACCACATTATTATGTTTCCAAATATGAGGTAAACTTGAATAAAAGTTGTCAATAAATCtactcaaaaataaattaaattccatTGTAACAGATATTTCGGAATGAAGTAAGTATTATTTCGGAATTAAATTAAATGCATTTAGTTTTAAATGTATTAAAATATCAAAAGTAACAGATATTTCGGAATGAAGTAAgtattatttttcaattcaattaagcccaaacaatccaactGTGGCAAAGATCGCAGAGTTTGCAAAACAGTGCAGATAGAGGTTGAATTCTGATGTTTCTTTATCTGCATTGTTAGACAAATCAATCCTGTCTATGGTTGTGTCTCTACTGAGTACTAAGCCTCCATTTGGTTAGTGCCACAAACACATAGACACAGAAGTCTTTGGTAACACTACGACAAAATGAGAGATACAATAGGACTCAAATacactgttttttttttattgtgcatCTCAAAAAGAAAGACACTCATGTCTAAAAAGTTCAGCAAGTAAGTCATTTTCAAGTAAAACAACATAACACTCAGTTCACCCTTCAAATACTACTAAATAGTGAAGAATAAACACACACCTAAATGGGGAATTGGCTCTTTTTTCTCCTCAGAAACACGAACCGAGACATCAATGAAACCTCTGGGCTTGTTCGATTTCTTCCCTCTCAACTGGTAGCTACCCACTTCTTCTTcagaatttttcttcttctcattgaCATGCTTTGCGAGAAACTCCTTGAGCAAAACCGTTGTTGAGCCATGAAGCTTCTCGGTGAGGAAAATGGGGTCCCTGCTATAAACCTCAACACTAAGTGCAAGTTCTTGAAAACATGCTTCGGAATCTGTATCAACCTGAAAAGAAAACTTGGTTCTCCAAAGAGGATTAGAGTTTCCAGAAGAATCGATTTTTGTGCAGTACTTGTTGTTTGGATCAACCCAACCTACAGCGTACCATTGGCGCTTCCACAGTGAGGGTGTCGAACCTCGTACCCCACGAGCTGATATTAGGCATATCTCCACCCAGATTTTCGCCATTGATGGATTTTCAGCTCAAGAAAGTTTTAGTGTGAACTTGAAGGGGCTACTTTACTTTGGTTGCGCGCAAAAGAGGATCACGTGGCACCAATAATAATGAAATATGTGCTATTGTACACTGGATTCCGTATTAATTAATGAAAATGCATctttttgttgtaaaataaataaaaggcgtactaaatataaaataaagatgtgtaAATAGAAGATTTTAGTATTAATAATAGCcaatataattaattcaataaaattaatttatatatatctactaatatatataataacgagaaaaaaaagagaacagtATATGAGAGAGAATAATTATTGTTATTGCTGTGTATGTGTATATATTTGTATCAGTTCATGCCTATTTATAGGCGTACAAGAGTAGTGTCAATTAATTTCATTCAATATTGAGAAAGTGAATTTTCATTTGTGGAAAGAGTGAACCGCCCATTAAATGAGCATCCACATCATCATACTTATCTTAACACTCTCCTTCggatgaccatttaggaatatgcttcattaaaaccttactaaagaaaacctAATgggaaaaactttagtgaagaaaaaagagtacaatattctTTGTGATGGGgtctgcctcattaaaaaccttgtcaagaaaaacccaatggaaaaaaacctgaccaaggaaaaaagagtacagtctcctcctcttatcgacatcatttaatatctcgaaatcgacgcatcccaatctgatgtatCAATTTTTCAAAGgaagattttgggagtgactttgtgaataaatctgatagattgtcacttgagcggatctgttagatatcaattgtcccttgattttgaagatcatgagtgaagaagaatttgggagaaatatgctttgttctatcgcctttgatgtatccgcctttaagttgagcaatgcatgctgtattatcttcaaacaggacaattTGAGCTATCTTATTATCAATCAGTCcatatgatgacagaatatattggatcaaactcctgagccaaaaacactcgcgacttgcttcatgaatcgctagtatttcggcatgattagagaATGTTGCCAAaatcgtctgttttgtggaccttcatgatatagctgtaccaccatatgtgaacagatatcctatttgagatctccctttatgtggatcagacaagtatcctgcatttgcatagccaactagtagTGACTTGGATCTATAGGGATAaaataatcccatatcaaccgttccatgaagatatcgaaagaattgtttgattccactccaatatcttctggttggagagggaCTATACATTGCTAGTaagttcacagcaaatgatatatcggatcgtgtgttattagcaagatacattagcgctccaatggcactaagatatggtacttcaggaccaaggatatcttcattttcttctttaggatggaattgatcattttccacattCAAAGATCTTACGATTATTGGGGTAttcaagggatgtgacttatccatataaaatatttttaagatcttttctgtgtatgttgtttgatgaataaagatcccatttttcatatgatcgatctgcaggccgagacaaaatttaatctttctaaaatttttcatctcaaactcttcttttagagttttaataattgttggaatctcttcaagggttccaatgatatttaaatcatcaacgtacacagcaattataatgaatccagatgtagatttctttatgaaaacacatggacagatatcatcattcttgaatccatttttggccagatactcagtaagacgattataccacattcgtccatattgctttagaccatataaagatctttgcaatttgactgagtataaccccttgtgaatattcattggatggtttagatatctttagtccttcagggactttcatatagatatcttgatctaatgagccatataagtaggctgttaccacatccattaaattcATATGCAATTTATGATATGTAGATAAACTgatcaaataacgcaatgttatcgcatcaaCTACAGGGGagtacgtttcttcataatctataccgagcctttgtgaaaaaccttgtgccacaagtcgggctttgtagcgcacaacttcatttttctcatttcgttttctcacaaatacccatcggtatccaacaggttttacatcttctgctGTACGGACTACatgtccaaagacttcacgttttgcaagtgagtctaactcagccttcatggcttcttcccattttggccaatcatttctttgtcgacattcttcgactgatcttggctcaagatccttactttcatgcatgatatttaatgccacattatatgcaaatatttcattggcaattgtcttatttcgattCCATTTCTCTcctataaagacataatttatcgagatctcgtcatttttaagatttttaggtacctgaacgtcttctggcgttaaaactatatcagaattttggacaactgcaggtgtctatactatgtctttttcaacaggaatagtatttacctcttttctctttggaggatttttgtctttggaactgacaggcctgccacgcttctggcgtgaatttgcttcagtggctatttgtccgaCTGAGACCTCAATTCGAATTGGAGCATTTTctactggtatataagattttgttatcctctttgtattgaaaaatgcatcaggcaattcatttgctattctttgcaaatgtataatcttttgaacttctagttcacattgcccttatcgaggatctaaatgcatcaaggataatgcattccaattaagttctttttcaggaagcttattctctctccctaatgttggaaattttgattcatcaaaatgacaatccgcaaaccaggatttaaatacatctccagtttgtatctcaagatacctcactatagaggaagaatcatatccaacatatatccccaattttctttggggtcccattttggtgcgattagatggtgcaatgggaacatatatcgcacacccaaatattcttaaatgggagacaTTAGGCTGCTggtcaaaagctaattgcataggagagaattgatggtaactcgttggcctcaaacgaataagtgttgcggcatgtaaaatagcatgcccccaaaccgaggttggaagatttgttctcataagtaagggtctagcaattaattggaggcgtttaataagtgattcttctaacccattttgtgtgtgaacatgagctactggatgttcaacacttataccattagccatacaataagcatcaaaggcttgggaagtaaattcaccagtattatcaagacgaattactttgattggattttctgaaaattgtgcttttaatcgaataatttgagccagtaatctcgtaaacgccaggttgcgagaagataataagcacacatgtgaccatctcgaagatgcgtctattaggaccataaaatatctaaaagatccacatggtggatgaataggtccacatatatcaccttgaatctttTTTAGAAATTCAGGGGActtaaatccaatctttactggtgatggccttaaaattaacttcccttgagaacatgcagcacaacaaaattcactagatttaagaatcttctggttctttagtgaatgtctataggagttttcaataattctccgcatcatagttattcccggatgacccaatcggtcgtgccaagttatgaattcatttggactAGTAAACGTCTGGTTTACTgtagcatgtgattcaattgcactaatcttggtataatataatccagatgaaagtgagggtaacttttctaatataactttcttatttgaatcatgagttgtgatacacaaatactcatgattttcctcattcattgtctcaatatgatatctatttcggcgaatatctttgaaactcaataagttcctcagagacttagtagacaatagtgcattatttattatgaattttgttccttcgggaaacaaaattatagctctttcggagccttcaatcacattgcctgagccaataatagtattaacatattcttcttttggcaccagatgggtaaaatatatatatcacttttgagaatagtgtgcgaacttgcactatccgcaaggcatacatcttcattatatgtcattgccattctcttcaaagacaaataataataaaatgagtagtatgcgcAGTTAAATTGAAAACTTgatcggaattatttttctaagaaacactgtacataaaaataatgtcatatactaaaattttattttaatacttgacacatttaatgatttcaaaactcataaacattaatatttcattatttatatacatcatatttgaaacttaaatacatataaaataaaacttaacaataagttctttacattattttcaactttaatggtatctccaagatccattgaatcaggatggatttcagcatctaatatccatgataaataattgtttccagatatatcaagagtattgaattcaagatgagagaacttcaacataatgaaaatttgttacctgagtctttctaaaaatttgatcagagtctcgtgctgataacatgttgaaaaataaataaaaggtgtactaaatataaaataaagatgtgtaaatagaagactctaatattaatattagcCAATATAATCAATTCAATAAAGCTAATTTATATATATCTACTAATATATATAACAACTTATTGTAAGAGAGAAACAAGAGAACAGTATATGAGAGAGagagtaattatttttatttctgtgtaTATATTTGCATCAGTTCATGCCTATTTATAGGCGTACAAGAGTAGTGTCAATTAATTTCATTAGTATTGAGAAAGTGAATTCTCATCTGTGAAAAGAGTGAACCGCCCATTAAATGGGCATCCACATCATCATGCTTATATTAacactttctaatttttttttgggtgaaCTACCAATTTGTTATCCAACAAATTCAATTGCTGATTAAAAAGTATTTGAAAGATATTATTTGACAGAATAATTCTTTAATGATTTaacaatataacaaaaaattaataaatattatattttttataggtaataaaaaaattttatatttaataaatgacttatttattagatttaaatttttgtgataatatttgagtaaatatttaaaaggtataaaaaaattagaataaaatttaatctctagatttttttattttttttaaaatatggtcATTTACAATAAaaagaattaagaaaaaattaattgcTTCAATGTTTTGCCTTGGAAGCTCCTATAAACTTCCTTGTCCTCCTCACTAAACTCTTTAAAATTAACTTGGTCTGGAAAGAGCAACCGTACAAAAGCAGTAAAACAACATCACCAATTATACTCCAATTCACTTCAAATATACCGAAATACCAGTCATATacacttctatttttttttattacatgaATAATATGAGCTCAAAAAAATGAATTACAAAGAATGCAAGTATAACAGTTAATGTAATCGGTTATCAAATGCATTGAAGACAAGGGCAGCTCCTATATTTTTCTAGTTGATGCTCAATACACTGTACCAGTTGTCCAATGTGTttcttatcaaatcaaaagaataTGCCAACTCCTTCAAGAGCTTATGCGGCACATTCATTGGAGGAATGTACATTAAACCATCAAATCCCAATTCCTAGACGATGGCTTTCTTTTCATTGCTCATGTTTTGGAACTTATCATGCAGGAGTCATTTCGAACATCTCAAATAATGAGTTTTCTGTAAACAAATGAGAATCAtttaaataaactatatttatataagaAAAAATTGAGTTGGTATAAGATATATGTGCTTACATTATATTTTGGTGCAGCAGGGTTCTTACTTGCCATttttacttaaggaataaaaaataagattaatagATAACAACATCACCAATTACACTTGAATTCACTTAAAATACACCGAAATACCATCCATATACACctctattattttttagattacatGATATAATATAATCTCAAAATGACATTCAGATCAACTaaacatgcataaaatgacaCCAGAAGCACAAGGATAATATTCTGTTTCTAGTTACACCAGGGATAGGACAACAGTACCAGTTACACTCGAATTCACTTAAAATCTACCAAAATACCAGCCATATACACatctattattttttagattacatTACATAATATGAATTCAAAATGATATTTAAGTCAAccaaacatgcataaaatgacaCTAGAAGCACAAGGACAATATTTGATTTCTTGTTACACTAGGGATAGGACAACATCACCAGTGACACTCAAATTCGCTTGATATATACCGAAATACCAGCCATATACATCTCTATTATTTTATTGATTACATGACATAACATGAGTTCAAAATGATATTTAAGTCAAccaaacatgcataaaatgacaCTGGAAGCATAAGAACAATATTCAAGAATAACACCACCAGTTACACGCAAATTTATTTGAAATACAGCGAAAATTTCTATTTATACAAACTCAGTTTGAAACATGCAAACATGCACAAAAACACATGAAAATATACATTAAACTATACGCGAAACAGTACATAAAGCAGTTATCATCGATTGAATAGTATAACGAGAACCGTATTATGTATTTTAAACCAAGAACATATAATGAATCTACTTAATAAATAGAAATATGACTATCTAGTGTTTTGCAAtcgaaataagaaagaaaaaagtgaaaaaaacttTATGATTagtaaaacagtaccttgaataatctttcgtcttttatttttgtgtttttttttttttggagatttTGAACTTCTCTTGTAGATTTTCTTGAGTTTTCGCGACGATTTTGACAGTTTCTTGAGAGATTTCGAGCGTCGTTTGAATCTTCATGGTTGTGGTTTtaatcgaagaagaagaagaagtgtctTTCATAATCTGAGCACGCTATTGAAACGGTTGAGTGAGCGCGTCTTTACATGCACGTTAATGTGAGGGTTATTTTTGTTGGGTTTGGGTCAACTTATATGAACCTGTAAGCCAAAAAGGCTTGTATGTTAGCAGGTCTGTATATATAATAaggatattttagtcattttgtaTAATATA is a window from the Arachis hypogaea cultivar Tifrunner chromosome 17, arahy.Tifrunner.gnm2.J5K5, whole genome shotgun sequence genome containing:
- the LOC112766596 gene encoding uncharacterized protein, with product MAKIWVEICLISARGVRGSTPSLWKRQWYAVGWVDPNNKYCTKIDSSGNSNPLWRTKFSFQVDTDSEACFQELALSVEVYSRDPIFLTEKLHGSTTVLLKEFLAKHVNEKKKNSEEEVGSYQLRGKKSNKPRGFIDVSVRVSEEKKEPIPHLGNDEGIVLQDHGNKPHLVTHGGFRQGYPQQPIPQSFNGSYKQEQTNAPYAQQVPFPSNYSNPYGVGPSYTASAGPSYYQPARGPPPPMPPPPSKVGYAPSFYPSSDGFGPSYINMPSSSSYAAAPNRPRGPPGFAIGAGAGALAAGAVMFGDDAMSRFDVSSSLGDPTIAIVTDPLF